From a region of the Gemmatimonadota bacterium genome:
- a CDS encoding alanine/glycine:cation symporter family protein: MELVERGIVFFADTAWSYLLYLLIGGGLFLLLYSRFIPLRYFKHSIEIIRGKYDDPNEPGDITHFQALVSALAATIGMGNISGVAVAIAVGGPGAMFWMWVSALVGIATKFFTCSLAIMYRGQDSAGKTQGGPMYVVLEGLGRNWKPLAVFFAIVAVIGCLPLFQVNQLVQIIRDVIFVPMGVVGEDHFWFDLTAGVVLVLLVGIVIFGGITRIADVASRVVPLMVILYMFCALWIIMTNIEDVPRYLMLIITDAFTGEAAAGGAVGAVIMTGVRRAAFSNEAGIGTESLVHGATKTREPTREGLVAMLEPVIDTMIVCTCTALVIMITGVWQTTSDNGVTLTANAFESAMPGFGSYMLIVCVLFFSTSTIFTYSYYGTKCLGFLIGARWQFLYNYFYVGCIIAASVASLDAAISLIDGTFALMAIPTMLSALLLSPRVMAAMRDYRRRHQLGSG; this comes from the coding sequence ATGGAACTAGTGGAAAGGGGTATCGTCTTTTTCGCCGATACCGCCTGGTCGTACCTGCTGTACCTGCTGATAGGTGGCGGCCTGTTTCTTCTCCTGTATTCCCGTTTCATTCCGCTCAGGTACTTCAAGCATTCGATCGAGATCATCCGCGGAAAATACGACGATCCGAACGAACCCGGCGACATCACGCATTTCCAGGCCCTGGTCAGCGCCCTCGCGGCCACCATCGGCATGGGCAACATCTCCGGCGTGGCCGTCGCCATCGCGGTCGGCGGGCCGGGCGCCATGTTCTGGATGTGGGTAAGCGCCCTCGTCGGCATCGCGACCAAGTTCTTCACCTGTTCCCTCGCGATCATGTACCGCGGCCAGGACAGCGCGGGAAAGACGCAGGGCGGGCCCATGTACGTCGTCCTGGAGGGACTGGGCCGGAACTGGAAGCCCCTGGCCGTTTTCTTCGCCATAGTCGCGGTGATCGGATGCCTGCCTCTGTTCCAGGTCAACCAGTTGGTGCAGATCATCCGCGACGTGATCTTCGTGCCTATGGGCGTGGTCGGCGAAGATCATTTCTGGTTCGATCTCACGGCCGGCGTCGTGCTGGTGCTTCTCGTCGGCATCGTCATATTCGGCGGCATCACCCGGATCGCCGACGTCGCCTCGCGCGTCGTTCCCCTCATGGTGATCCTGTACATGTTCTGCGCCCTCTGGATCATCATGACCAATATCGAAGATGTCCCGCGGTACCTCATGCTGATCATCACCGACGCCTTCACCGGAGAAGCCGCGGCGGGCGGCGCCGTGGGCGCGGTGATCATGACCGGCGTGCGCCGCGCCGCCTTCTCGAACGAGGCGGGCATCGGCACGGAATCCCTCGTCCACGGGGCGACGAAGACCCGGGAACCGACGCGGGAGGGCCTGGTGGCCATGTTGGAACCCGTCATCGATACGATGATCGTGTGTACCTGCACGGCCCTCGTGATCATGATAACAGGCGTCTGGCAGACGACCTCAGACAACGGCGTGACGCTGACGGCCAACGCCTTCGAATCCGCCATGCCGGGCTTCGGTTCCTATATGCTGATCGTCTGCGTGCTCTTCTTCAGTACCAGCACGATATTCACCTATTCCTATTACGGTACGAAGTGCCTCGGTTTCCTGATCGGGGCCAGGTGGCAGTTTCTGTACAACTACTTCTACGTAGGCTGCATCATCGCCGCCTCGGTCGCCTCGCTGGATGCCGCCATCAGCCTGATAGACGGCACGTTCGCTCTGATGGCCATCCCCACCATGCTCTCGGCCCTGCTGCTGTCGCCCAGGGTGATGGCGGCGATGCGGGATTACCGGCGGCGTCATCAGCTGGGCTCGGGGTAG
- a CDS encoding N-acetylmuramoyl-L-alanine amidase gives MALIPEKNRSFVLVRVPVWLMCLGLLWPVSLEPVVLHAQPRVVDYQNHLPRSFKKRLRKSTRFIVLHSTESGLRSALRTLSRRGHSNYLIARNGTIYRILDKKYRSHHAGLSMWNGLRDISSHSIGIELVGYHNDPFTASQYASLKWLIEVMQRVYKMPDRHVLEHYRVAYGRPNRWVKRPHRGRKKDPGVFNFSRARAGLTSKDPRNSILYDPDVKAGRLIPDPDIDIARVRLVDRGRYDVEVAQLSENVITRRNSAWRIARGHYDEATTVYHFPNGTVMRGNQIRNWDRIPVGTKVYLNRDRTEDVQAVTAAVPVIVQGTTAFDIAGPAYRRSDTYYIFPRGTIKHGKQVRRWDRIPPGTRVLVRYNAPVALNSAGRQAVQRDDTVFLVPHSEVLVSANVPDASRLQGGTLVFTRK, from the coding sequence ATGGCCCTGATCCCAGAGAAGAACAGATCCTTCGTGCTGGTTCGCGTGCCGGTCTGGCTCATGTGCCTGGGCCTGCTCTGGCCCGTTTCTCTCGAACCGGTGGTACTTCACGCGCAGCCCAGGGTCGTCGATTACCAGAATCACCTGCCCCGGTCCTTCAAAAAACGCCTCCGCAAATCCACCCGTTTCATCGTTCTGCACAGCACGGAATCCGGGTTGAGAAGCGCTTTGAGGACCCTTTCCCGCAGGGGGCACTCCAACTACCTCATCGCCCGGAACGGGACCATTTATCGTATTCTGGACAAGAAGTACCGTTCGCACCACGCGGGCCTGAGCATGTGGAACGGGCTGAGGGACATCAGCAGCCATTCCATCGGCATTGAACTGGTGGGATACCACAATGACCCCTTTACCGCGTCCCAGTACGCGTCCCTCAAGTGGTTGATCGAAGTGATGCAGCGGGTGTATAAAATGCCCGATCGGCATGTCCTGGAACATTACCGCGTCGCTTACGGCAGGCCGAACAGGTGGGTAAAACGGCCCCACCGCGGACGCAAGAAAGATCCCGGCGTGTTCAACTTCAGCCGGGCGCGTGCCGGCCTGACGTCGAAGGATCCGCGCAACAGCATACTCTACGACCCGGACGTCAAGGCGGGACGATTGATACCGGATCCCGACATCGACATCGCCAGAGTCCGCCTCGTGGACCGCGGGAGGTACGACGTAGAAGTCGCCCAGCTGTCTGAAAACGTCATTACCCGGCGCAACTCGGCGTGGCGCATCGCCCGCGGGCACTATGACGAGGCCACGACGGTGTACCACTTCCCCAACGGGACGGTCATGCGGGGAAACCAGATCAGGAACTGGGACCGGATCCCGGTCGGAACGAAGGTCTATCTCAACCGCGATCGCACAGAGGACGTCCAGGCAGTCACGGCCGCCGTACCCGTCATCGTACAGGGTACCACGGCCTTCGACATCGCCGGTCCCGCCTACAGGCGCTCCGACACCTACTACATCTTTCCAAGGGGCACGATCAAACACGGCAAGCAGGTGCGCCGATGGGACCGCATTCCGCCGGGGACGCGGGTGCTCGTCCGTTACAACGCGCCGGTCGCGTTGAACAGCGCCGGCCGCCAGGCCGTACAACGGGACGATACCGTTTTTCTTGTGCCCCACAGTGAAGTACTAGTCTCCGCGAATGTGCCGGATGCCTCCAGACTCCAGGGAGGCACCCTTGTCTTCACCAGGAAGTAG